The following nucleotide sequence is from Streptomyces sp. NBC_00237.
CCGCTCGCGGTGTCCCGGGTGGTGCAGGAGGCGGTGCTCAAGGTGGCTGAGGAGGGGGTGGAGGCGGCGGCCGTGAGCGTGGTGCTGATGGAGCCCGGCGGAGCGCCCCCGGCTCTTCGGCGTACGGAGGTCGTCCGGTTCGAGCGGCCCTTCGGGGTGGTCGTGCTGGACGGGGCGGGGGAGCTGCCGCTGTTTATTGCCTGGCAGGAGGGGGCGCCCAAGGGCTAGAACGGAGGTCCGTGTCGGGGTATCCGGCGACAGCGGGAATCGGGCGACAAGACGTACGGCGGGAGCAGGCGCGTGGCGGGTCAAGGCGTAGAGGCGTTCTTCAAGGACGGGCGGCTCACCTCCGTGCCGCGCAAGCCGGGGCGGCGGGAGGAACTCCTCGCCCACCTGACGAGGACCCTGTTCACGGAGGGCCGCGACTACACCGAGCGCGAGGTCAACGACATCCTCCGCACCGTCCACGAGGACTGCTCGGCGCTGCGCCGCTACCTGGTGGAGGGCGGCTTCCTGGCCCGCACGAAGGACGGCAGCAGCTATCACCGGGTGCGGCGCTGAGCCTTCGTCGTCAGTCCGCGTGGTGCGCGTGGTGCGAGGTGAGCCGCGCGGAGTGTGCGCGATGGGCGGAACCCATGGCCTCGATGTGATCGGGGAGGGGGATGCCGGGCGGCAGTACGGGGTCGGCCTCGGGAGTCCCGTAGGCGGTCCGCATCGGGATCACTCCGGCCCACAGGCCGAGCTCCGCGTCCGGTCCTTCGCCGTCCTCCGGCGGGCCGGCGGCGATCTTCACCGACGCTTCGTCGAGGGGAAGGGCGAGGAGCGAGGTGGCGGCGAGCTCCTTCTGGTTGGGGCGGCGCGCGTAGTCCCACTGGCCGGGGGCGCTCTGCTCGGAGAGCACGCGGAGCCCGTGGAGGAGGGCCTCGGGGTCGGAGCGGTGGGTGATCAGGCGCGGGGTGCCGTGGACCATCGCGGAGCGGTAGTTCAGGCCGTGCTCGAAGACCGAGCGGGACAGGACGAGGCCGTCGACGTGCGTGACGGTGACGCAGACGGTCGTGTCCGGGGTCCGGGCCAGGCTGCGGCTGGCTACGGAGCCGTGCACGTAGAGCGTGCGGGTCGCGAAGTCGACTCCGTACACGGTGGGCACCGCCAGCGGCGCGCCGTCGACGACCACCGCGAGGTGGCAGACGAATCCGGCGCGCAGGACCGCGTCGAGGTCCGCGACCAGGGTGCTGCCCTGGTCGCGGAGGCGGCGGTGGCGGGTGCGGTCGGTGACCTTCAGCTCAGCGCTGCCGATGTGCTGATTCTGTTCTTCGGTGCTCATGTCCCCACGGATTCAGTCGACTTGATCGTCGGATGCAACTGAATCAGTGGAGGGGTGGGGATTTCAAGAGGTCGCAGCGACCCGAAGCTCCTTGATGCCGTTGATCCACGCCGAGCGCAGCCGCCTCGGGTCGCCCGCCAGACGCAGGTCCGGCAGCGCGTCCGCGAGGGCGTTGAAGATCAGGTCGATCTCCATCACGGCGAGGGACTTGCCGAGGCAGAAGTGCGGGCCGCCCCCGCCGAAGCCGAGGTGGGGGTTGGGGTCGCGGGTGATGTCGAAGGTGCCGGGGTTCTCGAAGACCTCGGGGTCGTGGTTGGCGGAGGAGTAGAAGATGCCGACCCTCTCGCCCGCCGTGATCCGCTGCCCGCCCAGTTCCAGGTCCTGGGTGGCCGTCCGCTGGAAGGACACCACGGGCGTCGCCCAGCGCACGATCTCCTCGGCGGCGGTCTTCGGGCGCTCCCTCTTGTACAGCTCCCACTGCCCGGGGTGGGTGAGGAAGGCATGCATGCCGTGGCTGATGGCGTTGCGGGTGGTCTCGTTCCCGGCGACGGCCAGCAGGATCACGAAGAAGCCGAACTCGTCCGAGCCGAGGTTCCCCTCGTCCTCGGCGGCGACCAGCTGCGACACGATGTCCTTGGCCGGGCACTCCTTGCGTGCAGCCGCCAGGTTCATCGCGTACGAGATCAGTTCCATCGCGGAGTCCGCGCCGATCTCCTCGGTGATCGCGTACTCGGGGTCGTCGTACGCCACCATCTTGTTCGACCAGTCGAAGATCTTGCTGCGGTCCTCCTGGGGTACGCCGATCAGTTCGGCGATGGCCTGGAGGGGCAGTTCCACGGCGACGTCGGTGACGAAGTCGAAGGTGCCGTCGCCCTTCTCCGCCTGCGCGACCGCCGCTTCGACGATCTTCAGGGCCCGGTCCCTGAGGGTGTTCTCCAGGGAGCGGATGGCGCGCGGGGTGAAGCCGCGCTGGACGATCTGGCGGATGCGGGTGTGCTCCGGCGGGTCCATGTTCAGCATGATCAGCTTCTGGGCGTCGATCTGGTCCCGGTGGATGTGCTCGTTGAAGCGGATCACGGCGGTGTTGGTGTTCGAGGAGAACAGCTCGGGGTGCGTCGAGACGTACTTGACGTCCTCGTGCCGCGTCACCGCCCAGTACCCCTCGTCGCCGAACCCGGCCACGCCGGGCCGCTGCGCGCACCACCACACGGGCGAGGTCTGCCGCATCGCCGCGAACTCGGGGAGCGGGATGCCCGACTGGAGGACGTCGGGGTCGGTGAAGTCGAACCCTTCGGGCAGTGCGGGGCAAGTCATCGGCAACTCCCTGTCGCAGGTGCTGATCTGACGGCCTATCAGAAGTTGCCCGCAAGGTAGTAACGAGTTCTACAAGTGGCAAGACCCTTGCGCAGTCGGGCCGTTGTTCATGAGACTGGCAGCAGAACTAGAACGCGTACTACTTCTGCCGAGAAGAGGACGAGCTCATGGCCGCGGAACCCGTCATCGTCGAAGCCGTACGCACCCCCATCGGCAAACGCGGGGGAGCGCTCGCCAACCTGCACCCCGCCTACCTGCTGGGCGAGACCTACCGCGAACTCCTGGCCCGCACCGGCATCCACGCCGACTGCGTCGAGCAGGTCGTCGGCGGCACCGTCACCCACGCCGGTGAGCAGTCCATGAACCCGACGCGCAACGCCTGGCTCGCCATGGGCCTGCCGTACGAGACGGCCGCGACCACCGTCGACTGCCAGTGCGGGTCCTCGCAGCAGGCCAACCACATGGTCGCGAACATGATCGCCGCCGGAGTCATCGACATCGGCATCGGCTGCGGCGTCGAGGCCATGAGCCGCGTCCCGCTGGGCAGCGGCTCCAAGCACGGCCCCGGCAAGCCCTTCCCCGACGAGTGGAACGTGGACCTCCCCAACCAGTTCGAGGCCGCCGAGCGCATCGCCCGCAACCGGGGGCTGACGCGCGAACGGGTCGACGCGCTGGGCCTGTTGTCCCAGGAGAGGGCCCACGCCGCCTGGGCGGAGGAGCGCTTCAAGCGCGAGACCTTCGCCGTGCAGGTACCGACGAACGAGGAGGAGCAGGCCGCCGGGCAGGGCATGTGGCGGCTCGTCGACCGGGACGAAGGGCTCCGGGACACCTCCATGGAGGCCCTCGCCCGGCTGAAGCCCGTCATGCCGACGGCCGTGCACACCGCCGGGAACTCCTCGCAGATATCCGACGGCGCCTGCGCGATCATGTGGGCGTCCAAGCGGATGGCCCGCGCCCTCAAGCTCAAGGCCCGCGCCCGTATCGTCGCCCAGGCGCTGGTGGGCTCCGACCCGCACTACCACCTCGACGGACCCATCGACGCGACCCGCGCGGTCCTCGGCAAGGCGGGCATGTCGCTCCGGGACATCGACCTCGTCGAGATCAACGAGGCTTTCGCCTCCGTGGTGTTGAGCTGGGGGCAGGTCTTCGAGCAGGACCTGGAGAAGGTCAACGTCAACGGCGGGGCGATCGCGCTGGGGCATCCGGTCGGTGCGACCGGGGCCCGCCTGATCACCACCGCACTCCACGAACTGGAGCGCAGGGACAAGGAGTTCGCGCTCATCACGATGTGTGCGGGTGGCGCGCTGGCGACGGGGACGATCATTCAGCGGCTATGACGCATCGTCATCTACCGCTAGCAGTAAGGGAGTTCCCCCGACTCGGGGGTGTAGGAAGGTGCACCCCCTGTTCGGGGGTGCAGCGCATGGCGGCAGGGGTGGCGGCGAACCTACCGTCGAGGCATGAAGCAGACACGCACGGTCGCCGCCGCCCTCACCGCCGCCGCCCTCGTCGGGCTCGCCGCCGCACCGGCCCTCGCGGTCACCACGACCGCACAGGCCCCGCAGACGTCCCAGGCCCCGCAGGCGTCCCAGGCCCCGCAGGCGTCCCGGACCCCGCAGGCGTCCCGGACCCCGCAGGCGTCCCAGACCCAGCACCCCGCCAGGGGCACCCTGATCTCCGTCACCCCGGTCGCCGACCTCACCCGGGCCGACGTCCGGGCGTTCCTGGCCAAGGGCGGCCTCACCGTCGACCCGCAACTGGTCCGGCACGGCCTCACCGCGTACCGCCTGCTCTACCGCACCGTGACCCCGCAGGGCGCGCCGACCACCGCCAGCGGTCTCTTCGTCGTCCCCAAGAACGCCGCGAAGAAGCTCTCCGTCGTCTCCGACACCCACGGCACCATGGTCCACCGCGACTACGCGCCGTCCGTCGCGGAGGACTTCGGCCGCCTCTCCCCGTTCCTGTACGCGAGTACGGGCA
It contains:
- a CDS encoding DUF2087 domain-containing protein; amino-acid sequence: MAGQGVEAFFKDGRLTSVPRKPGRREELLAHLTRTLFTEGRDYTEREVNDILRTVHEDCSALRRYLVEGGFLARTKDGSSYHRVRR
- a CDS encoding pyridoxamine 5'-phosphate oxidase family protein, producing the protein MSTEEQNQHIGSAELKVTDRTRHRRLRDQGSTLVADLDAVLRAGFVCHLAVVVDGAPLAVPTVYGVDFATRTLYVHGSVASRSLARTPDTTVCVTVTHVDGLVLSRSVFEHGLNYRSAMVHGTPRLITHRSDPEALLHGLRVLSEQSAPGQWDYARRPNQKELAATSLLALPLDEASVKIAAGPPEDGEGPDAELGLWAGVIPMRTAYGTPEADPVLPPGIPLPDHIEAMGSAHRAHSARLTSHHAHHAD
- a CDS encoding cytochrome P450 encodes the protein MTCPALPEGFDFTDPDVLQSGIPLPEFAAMRQTSPVWWCAQRPGVAGFGDEGYWAVTRHEDVKYVSTHPELFSSNTNTAVIRFNEHIHRDQIDAQKLIMLNMDPPEHTRIRQIVQRGFTPRAIRSLENTLRDRALKIVEAAVAQAEKGDGTFDFVTDVAVELPLQAIAELIGVPQEDRSKIFDWSNKMVAYDDPEYAITEEIGADSAMELISYAMNLAAARKECPAKDIVSQLVAAEDEGNLGSDEFGFFVILLAVAGNETTRNAISHGMHAFLTHPGQWELYKRERPKTAAEEIVRWATPVVSFQRTATQDLELGGQRITAGERVGIFYSSANHDPEVFENPGTFDITRDPNPHLGFGGGGPHFCLGKSLAVMEIDLIFNALADALPDLRLAGDPRRLRSAWINGIKELRVAATS
- a CDS encoding steroid 3-ketoacyl-CoA thiolase; translation: MAAEPVIVEAVRTPIGKRGGALANLHPAYLLGETYRELLARTGIHADCVEQVVGGTVTHAGEQSMNPTRNAWLAMGLPYETAATTVDCQCGSSQQANHMVANMIAAGVIDIGIGCGVEAMSRVPLGSGSKHGPGKPFPDEWNVDLPNQFEAAERIARNRGLTRERVDALGLLSQERAHAAWAEERFKRETFAVQVPTNEEEQAAGQGMWRLVDRDEGLRDTSMEALARLKPVMPTAVHTAGNSSQISDGACAIMWASKRMARALKLKARARIVAQALVGSDPHYHLDGPIDATRAVLGKAGMSLRDIDLVEINEAFASVVLSWGQVFEQDLEKVNVNGGAIALGHPVGATGARLITTALHELERRDKEFALITMCAGGALATGTIIQRL